In Denticeps clupeoides chromosome 1, fDenClu1.1, whole genome shotgun sequence, a single window of DNA contains:
- the sstr1b gene encoding somatostatin receptor type 1: MDVVGANGSAEDPYPTGPPSNHTGDYEDYEPEPDASKIIIPSIYALVCCVGLTGNAMVIYVILKYAKMKTATNIYILNLAIADELFMLSVPFLATSAAVHHWPFGSLMCRLVLSVDGINMFTSIFCLTVLSVDRYIAVVHPIKAARYRRPTVAKVVNVCVWGLSLVVILPIIVFADTVPAQDGGVDCNFLWPEAWWSEAFVVYTFLLGFLLPVAAICLCYCLIVARMRAVGLKAGWLQRRRSEKKITRMVLLVVAVFVVCWMPFYIVQLVSVFRRPPNPMVTQLFVILSYANSGANPILYGFVSDNFRRSFQRIVCFRWLESGLDAEQVDYCAVALKRQATCGPQDFPKECLASDVLFRNGTCTSRTTTL, encoded by the coding sequence ATGGATGTGGTTGGGGCCAACGGTAGCGCAGAGGATCCGTACCCCACGGGACCTCCGTCCAACCACACCGGCGACTACGAGGACTACGAGCCGGAGCCCGACGCCAGCAAGATCATCATTCCCTCCATCTACGCCCTGGTGTGTTGCGTGGGACTGACGGGCAACGCCATGGTCATCTACGTCATCCTCAAGTACGCCAAGATGAAGACGgccaccaacatctacatcctGAACCTGGCCATCGCGGACGAGCTCTTCATGCTCAGCGTCCCGTTCCTGGCCACGTCGGCGGCCGTGCACCACTGGCCGTTCGGCTCGCTCATGTGCCGCCTGGTGCTCAGCGTGGACGGCATCAACATGTTCACCAGCATCTTCTGCCTGACGGTGCTGAGCGTGGACCGCTACATTGCCGTGGTCCACCCCATCAAGGCCGCGCGCTACCGCCGGCCCACCGTGGCCAAGGTGGTGAACGTGTGCGTGTGGGGGCTGTCGCTGGTGGTGATCCTTCCCATCATCGTGTTCGCCGACACCGTGCCGGCGCAGGACGGCGGCGTGGACTGCAACTTCCTGTGGCCCGAGGCGTGGTGGTCGGAGGCGTTCGTGGTCTACACCTTCCTCCTGGGCTTCCTGCTGCCGGTGGCGGCCATTTGCCTGTGCTACTGCCTGATCGTGGCCCGGATGCGGGCGGTGGGCCTCAAGGCCGGCTGGCTGCAGCGGCGGCGCTCGGAGAAGAAGATCACGAGGATGGTGCTCCTGGTGGTGGCGGTGTTCGTGGTCTGCTGGATGCCCTTCTACATCGTCCAGCTGGTCAGCGTCTTCCGCCGGCCGCCCAACCCCATGGTGACGCAACTCTTCGTCATCCTCAGCTACGCCAACAGCGGCGCCAACCCCATCCTGTACGGCTTCGTTTCCGACAACTTCCGCCGCTCCTTCCAGCGCATCGTCTGCTTCCGCTGGCTGGAGAGCGGGCTGGACGCCGAGCAGGTGGACTACTGCGCCGTGGCCCTCAAGCGGCAGGCCACCTGCGGCCCGCAGGACTTCCCCAAGGAGTGCCTGGCCTCCGACGTGCTGTTCCGCAACGGGACCTGCACCTCTCGCACCACCACCCTCTGA
- the znf16l gene encoding LOW QUALITY PROTEIN: zinc finger protein 16-like (The sequence of the model RefSeq protein was modified relative to this genomic sequence to represent the inferred CDS: inserted 2 bases in 1 codon) — MSRRRGQTLPETSPSSSSAMDAAGAGDAFPEFEPDEELLCSVSDITEHLGRNITVVLETALSEIRKMVSVRIRVLKMELREKTSEIDSLKAKLEEAGRRKTEPKKSRAGAPGVKKENINAICDYLMKDKNSQRAGAEFDGEPWADGGESDAASEDIFSMLPSGSKRMYEYEWMAAEEDYPSEMKGFADAKCESRSTADEKDDEEEEDDDDEAPEGAAQPAPPHTGTAGISLDARGSPTGDGDPHAGQHFAAHPYICSYCGTPCPDTLRLEEHVRXAAPGAGARPTARAARRGEEEQRARAAKERKADGGYQCADCGRHFNYLGNLRQHQRIHTGEKPFACPECGERFRHAARLKSHRLGHSGAQSPFPCPQCGKGFPVLSGLKRHQRVHTGESPYACPQCGRRFKELGNLYTHQRIHSGATPYCCQQCGRSFRHLGTYKSHRCTPPPPRRRRRAAVAGGQGPPALA; from the exons ATGAGTCGCAGGAGGGGCCAGACTTTACCCGAAACAagcccgtcctcctcctccgcgaTGGACGCGGCGGGAGCCGGGGACGCGTTCCCCGAGTTCGAGCCCGACGAGGAGCTGCTGTGCTCGGTGAGCGACATCACGGAGCACCTCGGCAGGAACATCACGGTGGTGCTGGAGACGGCGCTGTCCGAGATCCGGAAGATGGTGAGCGTCCGCATACGGGTGCTGAAGATGGAGCTCCGCGAGAAGACGAGCGAGATCGACTCGCTGAAGGCGAAGCTGGAGGAGGCGGGCAGGCGGAAGACGGAGCCGAAGAAGAGCCGAGCCGGCGCCCCGGGCGTGAAGAAGGAGAACATCAACGCCATCTGCGACTACCTGATGAAGGACAAGAACTCGCAGCGCGCCGGCGCCGAGTTCGACGGCGAGCCGTGGGCCGACGGCGGCGAGAGCGACGCGGCCTCGGAGGACATCTTCAGCATGCTGCCCTCCGGCAGCAAGAGGATGTACGAGTACGAGTGGATGGCCGCGGAGGAGGACTATCCGTCCGAGATGAAGG GCTTCGCCGACGCCAAGTGCGAGAGCCGCTCCACCGCGGACGAGAAGgacgatgaggaggaggaggacgatgacGACGAAGCACCCGAGGGCGCCGCGCAGCCCGCCCCGCCCCACACCGGCACCGCGGGGATCTCCCTGGACGCCAGGGGCTCCCCGACCGGGGACGGCGACCCCCACGCAGGCCAGCACTTCGCCGCGCACCCCTACATCTGCTCGTACTGCGGCACGCCGTGCCCCGACACGCTGCGCCTGGAGGAGCACGTCAG TGCTGCACCCGGCGCCGGGGCCCGGCCCACGGCGAGAGCAGCGCGCCGCGGCGAGGAGGAGCAGCGGGCGCGCGCCGCCAAGGAGCGCAAGGCGGACGGCGGCTACCAGTGCGCCGACTGCGGCCGCCACTTCAACTACCTGGGCAACCTGCGGCAGCACCAGCGCAtccacaccggcgagaagccctTCGCCTGCCCCGAGTGCGGCGAGCGCTTCCGCCACGCCGCCCGCCTCAAGAGCCACCGGCTGGGCCACAGCGGCGCCCAGAGCCCCTTCCCCTGCCCGCAGTGCGGCAAGGGCTTCCCGGTGCTGTCCGGCCTGAAGCGGCACCAGCGCGTCCACACCGGCGAGAGCCCGTACGCCTGCCCGCAGTGCGGCCGCCGCTTCAAGGAGCTGGGCAACCTGTACACGCACCAGCGCATCCACAGCGGCGCCACGCCCTACTGCTGCCAGCAGTGCGGCCGCAGCTTCCGCCACCTGGGCACGTACAAGAGCCACCGCtgcacgccgccgccgccgcgccgccgccgccgggctGCTGTGGCAGGGGGACAAGGACCCCCCGCGCTGGCctag